A DNA window from Rhinolophus sinicus isolate RSC01 linkage group LG10, ASM3656204v1, whole genome shotgun sequence contains the following coding sequences:
- the FAM240A gene encoding protein FAM240A, whose translation MNNQYVRREVFCGNTCHELKRFWEREIGKQTYYRESEEYRLGRSALRKLREEWRQRLETKLRLRNNPDETEKRANVGQELLASLTQDDTKH comes from the exons ATGAACAATCAGTACGTCCGCCGGGAGGTCTTCTGTGGGAACACCTGCCACGAGCTGAAACGCTTCTGGGAAAGGGAAATTGGCAAACAGACTTACTACCGAGAGTCAGAGGAATACCGCCTGGGGAGAAGTGCATTGAGAAA gctcagagaagaatggaggcagagactggaaacCAAGCTAAGGCTGAGGAACAATCCAGATGAGACTGAAAAGCGGGCAAATGTTGGCCAAGAGCTGCTTGCTTCACTGACACAAGACGATACAAAGCACTGA
- the CRIPTO gene encoding protein Cripto: protein MQCFSSRVILIVAIFKAFELGLVAGLDHHELARLSRGDLAFRDNSPQSQEERAIRHQSFQFVPHMRIQDSKELNKTCCLNGGTCMLGSFCACLPSFYGRNCEHDRRKENCGSVPHDTWLPKKCSMCKCWHGQLHCFPQTFLPGCDGHVMDEQPTASRTPELTPSVRTILTLAGICLAVQS, encoded by the exons ATGCAGTGCTTCTCTTCCAG GGTGATTTTGATCGTGGCCATTTTCAAAGCCTTTGAACTGGGATTAGTTGCTG GGTTGGACCACCATGAACTTGCACGGCTGTCACGGGGAGACCTGGCCTTCAGAGATAACAGCCCTCAATCCCAGGAGGAGCGTGCAATTCGTCATCAGTCTTTCCAGTTTGTGCCACACATGAGAATCCAGGATA GTAAGGAGCTCAACAAAACCTGCTGTCTGAATGGGGGAACCTGCATGCTAGGGTCCTTTTGTGCCTGCCTCCCCTCCTTCTATGGACGGAACTGTGAGCACGATAGGCGCAAAGA GAACTGTGGGTCTGTGCCACATGACACCTGGCTGCCCAAGAAGTGTTCAATGTGTAAATGCTGGCATGGCCAGCTCCACTGCTTCCCTCAGACATTCCTACCTGGTTGTG ATGGCCACGTGATGGATGAGCAGCCTACGGCTTCCAGGACTCCAGAACTGACACCATCTGTACGCACCATTCTTACGCTGGCTGGCATCTGCCTTGCTGTACAAAGTTAA